From one Montipora capricornis isolate CH-2021 chromosome 10, ASM3666992v2, whole genome shotgun sequence genomic stretch:
- the LOC138020198 gene encoding uncharacterized protein — protein sequence MATSKQTSGASLVCLVEDDIPGAQLPRSTPEECSVTQLKRWLLCRAASTTGRKQQLVSRVKDYINSGLAAKNLRDPDGGIHLARKKAQLGVLEVVEPDVKTCFPNEGFSENLEGLPEVNFKTIWTYMVACLDAKKQLSTAKPLVKGYNFYKSGHVLTVKSCKKDQRAFIKSQVLPSMKKTAAYTCYIILRIQGLVQRAFCGCPAGVDGRCNHVAATLFAMEVFCKSRAETETTTACTSQPCKWNVPRKRKGDVVPVSQMKFCKHEYGKNKTERSPQIVQDQDVRAPYQRITSNTKLYNIFSKVKDFEKKTGKVLGLSHVLQQKTPEQNKVDMCHDHSYCGLLPQCNELNPPVNTKDKDELISPIKEHPVSMEEICARCENVKKALFVTDKEVKRIESETRNQSADQQWFIHRKFRITASKAYRCAALKQDTSPTKALREVLQYNTSFTSEAMQAGIEQEPEIIKDYLAQQAQNGHNNITVDKCGFFVSKTHPFLGASPDGIVSDSESCGLLEMKYIQMEESETLEEALIRKRICVKISGILEIHKKHQYYFQVQQQMFVANREWNDFVVKGSRGRSVFIQRVFFDSSFWETVLHKLEFFFHTYMLPEIAYPKVKYGQERLAPQLLARGNH from the coding sequence GGTCAAAGACTACATCAATTCGGGATTAGCAGCAAAGAATTTGAGGGATCCAGATGGCGGTATTCACCTTGCGAGAAAGAAGGCACAACTTGGTGTACTTGAAGTAGTTGAACCTGATGTGAAAACTTGCTTCCCAAATGAAGGTTTTAGCGAGAATCTTGAAGGTTTACCAGAAgtcaattttaaaacaatttggACCTACATGGTTGCATGTTTAGATGCCAAGAAACAACTGTCGACAGCAAAGCCATTGGTAAAAGGCTACAACTTCTATAAGTCAGGGCATGTTTTAACTGTAAAATCATGCAAAAAAGATCAGAGAGCTTTTATTAAAAGCCAGGTACTGCCTTCAATGAAAAAGACGGCAGCTTACACATGCTACATTATTCTAAGAATACAAGGTCTTGTGCAAAGAGCCTTTTGTGGATGCCCTGCAGGGGTTGATGGCCGCTGCAACCACGTGGCGGCCACCCTTTTTGCAATGGAAGTGTTTTGCAAGTCAAGGGCAGAGACTGAGACAACTACCGCATGTACTTCTCAGCCATGCAAATGGAACGTTCCAAGAAAGAGAAAAGGAGATGTTGTTCCAGTGTCACAAATGAAGTTTTGTAAGCACGAGTATGGAAAGAACAAAACAGAGAGGTCACCACAAATTGTTCAAGATCAGGATGTTAGGGCACCATATCAGAGAATCACGTCAAATACTAAACTGTATAACATTTTCTCAAAGGTTAAAGATTTTGAGAAGAAAACAGGAAAGGTTCTTGGTCTGAGCCATGTTCTGCAGCAGAAAACACctgaacaaaacaaagttgACATGTGTCATGACCACAGTTACTGTGGTCTCCTACCTCAATGCAATGAATTGAATCCACCAGTGAACACAAAAGACAAGGATGAGCTAATTTCACCAATCAAGGAGCATCCTGTATCCATGGAAGAAATTTGTGCTCGCTGTGAAAATGTCAAGAAAGCATTGTTTGTCACAGATAAGGAGGTAAAAAGaattgaaagtgaaacaagAAATCAATCAGCTGATCAGCAGTGGTTTATACACCGGAAATTCAGAATCACTGCATCGAAGGCTTACAGATGTGCAGCTCTGAAGCAGGATACATCACCAACCAAGGCATTGAGAGAAGTTTTGCAATATAACACTTCTTTTACATCAGAAGCAATGCAAGCTGGAATTGAACAAGAGCCAGAAATTATTAAAGATTATCTTGCCCAGCAAGCACAAAATGGCCACAACAATATTACTGTAGATAAGtgtggtttttttgtttcaaaaacacACCCTTTTCTTGGGGCAAGTCCTGACGGTATTGTTAGTGATAGTGAAAGTTGTGGGCTATTAGAAATGAAATATATTCAAATGGAGGAATCAGAAACTCTTGAGGAAGCTCTTATCAGAAAGCGGATCTGTGTCAAGATCAGTGGTATCCTTGAAATCCACAAAAAACATCAATACTATTTCCAAGTTCAGCAACAAATGTTTGTAGCTAATAGGGAATGGAATGATTTTGTAGTCAAGGGATCAAGGGGAAGGAGTGTGTTCATTCAAAGAGTTTTCTTTGACAGTAGCTTTTGGGAAACTGTTCTCCATAAACTTGAGTTTTTCTTTCATACATATATGCTTCCAGAGATTGCATACCCTAAGGTTAAGTATGGCCAGGAAAGGCTAGCTCCACAACTTTTGGCCAGAGGTAATCATTAA